The proteins below come from a single Gordonia sp. X0973 genomic window:
- a CDS encoding penicillin acylase family protein: MSIRYEHETIRDEWGIPHIWSPNPAGTIYAQGRACAQDRAWQIEFLRLRAEGRTAEAFGPTAVEWDRFARRSGMDRSARAVYERSSTRTRELLDAYAAGVNSTLDDATAPELEELDHRPRPWQPWTPIAVFLMHHILFGRFTTKLWRAHAARAFGRDGLTMFDLEGAGLDGGVGSDDMPDLPDDDFLATLLAEWARLAGRVPARRQPRRRIETLGSQNAPSGPSEHGDALSGSNAWGVASARTSSGGALIAGDPHRFLELPGIYLQCQLACPEFDVVGFAFAGVPGVPHFAHAQDVAWAITNAMGDYQDVYREKLTRTDAGIVALTPDGEAPVQSWTETIAVRDGEDVDVEIVVTENGPIVLRGDGYDWSLRSPMLADSEGFGFDAVADLLFATSIADVEEALEGWSEPVNRIVIADSAGRVHRQVVGAMPRRASENYWLPVPGWEERYKWAGYHCASINDETFDGGVEDFAVIANQRIENCPPLQPVTTEAVGPSRAERITALLAERTEVSADDCTEIHRDVDLDDATLLQRRIEALTGLSDGAERIRARIVAWDRSMAADSTDAYLFAALRTRLVGSLAATAELASLLVPHGFSPIFDPWFVPHPRIAAALPIVLERADGLGVEVAALLTAALESLAVATDGGDSAPTWGEHHRFAPIHGFDLMGASPGHPELSARVRPDRAQLGGDAECVFANAAAVGFDDQCRVGSAARYVWDLAERDRGRWIVPMGADGRPGTAHFQDQLPLWARGETVPVVSDWTVLRESASAIETTDQTATAGGHR, translated from the coding sequence ATGAGCATTCGATACGAGCACGAGACCATTCGCGACGAGTGGGGCATCCCGCACATCTGGTCGCCGAACCCGGCCGGCACCATCTACGCGCAGGGACGCGCATGCGCTCAGGACCGGGCGTGGCAGATCGAGTTCCTGCGCCTGCGCGCGGAAGGTCGCACCGCCGAGGCCTTCGGCCCGACCGCCGTCGAATGGGACCGCTTCGCCCGTCGCTCCGGCATGGACCGCTCCGCTCGCGCCGTCTACGAACGGTCGTCGACGCGGACGCGGGAACTTCTCGACGCGTATGCCGCCGGTGTGAACAGCACCCTCGACGACGCGACCGCGCCGGAACTCGAGGAACTCGACCACCGTCCCCGGCCGTGGCAGCCGTGGACCCCGATCGCGGTCTTCCTCATGCACCACATCCTGTTCGGCCGGTTCACCACCAAGCTGTGGCGGGCGCACGCCGCGCGGGCCTTCGGTCGTGACGGGCTCACCATGTTCGACCTCGAGGGTGCCGGGTTGGACGGCGGCGTCGGCTCCGACGACATGCCCGATCTCCCGGACGACGACTTCCTCGCGACCCTCCTCGCCGAGTGGGCCCGCCTCGCTGGTCGAGTGCCGGCGAGGCGCCAGCCGAGACGGCGTATCGAGACCCTGGGCAGTCAAAATGCGCCCAGTGGGCCGTCCGAACACGGCGATGCCCTCTCCGGCAGCAACGCGTGGGGCGTCGCGTCGGCGCGCACGTCGAGCGGCGGTGCGCTCATCGCGGGCGACCCGCACCGATTCCTCGAACTGCCCGGCATCTATCTGCAGTGCCAGTTGGCCTGCCCCGAATTCGACGTCGTCGGCTTCGCCTTCGCGGGCGTCCCGGGTGTCCCGCACTTCGCGCACGCGCAGGACGTCGCCTGGGCGATCACCAACGCGATGGGCGACTACCAGGACGTCTACCGCGAGAAGCTGACGCGCACCGACGCCGGGATCGTCGCGCTGACCCCCGACGGCGAGGCACCCGTCCAGAGCTGGACCGAGACCATCGCGGTGCGCGACGGGGAGGACGTCGACGTCGAGATCGTCGTCACCGAGAACGGCCCAATCGTCCTGCGCGGCGACGGATACGACTGGAGTCTGCGCAGCCCCATGCTCGCCGACTCCGAGGGATTCGGATTCGACGCGGTGGCCGACCTGCTGTTCGCGACGAGCATCGCCGACGTGGAGGAGGCGCTTGAAGGCTGGTCCGAGCCGGTCAACCGGATCGTGATCGCCGACTCCGCCGGGCGCGTCCACCGGCAGGTCGTCGGCGCGATGCCGCGCCGCGCGTCGGAGAACTATTGGCTCCCCGTTCCCGGGTGGGAGGAGCGCTACAAGTGGGCCGGCTACCACTGCGCCTCCATCAACGACGAGACCTTCGACGGCGGGGTGGAGGATTTCGCGGTCATCGCCAACCAGCGGATCGAGAACTGCCCGCCGCTGCAACCGGTCACCACCGAGGCGGTCGGACCGTCCCGCGCCGAGCGGATCACGGCATTACTCGCCGAGCGCACCGAGGTGTCCGCCGACGACTGCACCGAGATCCACCGCGACGTCGACCTCGACGACGCGACACTCCTGCAGCGCCGCATAGAGGCGCTGACCGGGCTGTCCGACGGTGCCGAGCGCATCCGTGCCCGCATCGTCGCCTGGGATCGGTCGATGGCCGCCGACAGTACCGACGCCTACCTGTTCGCCGCGCTGCGGACCCGCCTCGTCGGGTCGCTCGCCGCCACCGCCGAGCTGGCGAGCCTCCTTGTGCCACACGGATTCTCACCGATCTTCGATCCGTGGTTCGTCCCGCACCCGCGCATCGCCGCCGCATTGCCGATCGTTCTCGAACGGGCCGACGGCCTCGGCGTCGAGGTCGCGGCACTGCTCACCGCCGCGCTGGAATCGCTGGCCGTCGCCACCGACGGCGGCGACTCCGCGCCGACGTGGGGCGAGCACCACCGCTTCGCCCCGATCCACGGATTCGACCTGATGGGCGCTTCTCCGGGGCACCCGGAGCTGTCCGCCCGGGTCCGCCCGGACCGCGCGCAGTTGGGCGGCGACGCCGAATGCGTCTTCGCCAACGCAGCCGCCGTCGGGTTCGACGACCAGTGCCGCGTCGGGTCGGCCGCGCGGTACGTCTGGGACCTCGCCGAGCGTGACCGAGGCCGCTGGATCGTCCCGATGGGCGCCGATGGTCGGCCCGGCACCGCCCACTTCCAGGACCAACTCCCGCTGTGGGCGCGCGGGGAGACCGTTCCCGTGGTCAGCGATTGGACCGTGCTGCGCGAGTCGGCGTCCGCGATCGAAACCACCGACCAGACCGCCACCGCCGGAGGACACCGATGA
- a CDS encoding peptide synthetase — translation MTDTLEARRELLRRRRARRLGTSDTSQSLPVGTPEASSGQSLGAAERRMWRIHQLDPESVSHNITLLLRGDGRSAQQLIVGIESTIAGAAVLSSTIAVVDDEPRREPATTTGRWIEPGGLWALGGGTVGEGIGAQATASALARTPFDLTREAPVRARVFGSDDGPVEVVLSFHHLAVDDTSWPLLLGSMLRGGLDADSRLARSRYVDSASASPTLDHRPTRSTDAEPVDYRLTRSTDAEPVDRLPLAVEHARETWAAPGIRFPLSDELPSTTPEQSWLVPLDEAPGQQLRRDLDPGDLAAFAAYAPTIGGTANAALIALTALTVSALTGAYDHVLLVPADNRRPEQAPDLVGYCGNIIPIRFTFDPDGTVDDAMRAGLASIYAAMTYADVDFGSVLTALRRSGGRFPVVEIMGSVRNAPMRGIPVPDGVTVDYRSVSCGIAPYPMTLAIELADDGSAHLEVDCQLGTGEVIAERAVAAVTDLLHQIPPAAHEPLAALLANAGIAPASPQQ, via the coding sequence ATGACCGACACCCTCGAGGCGCGCCGAGAGCTGCTGCGCCGCCGTCGCGCCCGCCGATTGGGCACCTCCGATACGTCGCAATCGCTCCCGGTGGGCACCCCGGAGGCGTCGAGTGGGCAGTCGCTCGGCGCTGCGGAACGCCGCATGTGGCGGATCCACCAGCTCGACCCGGAATCGGTCTCGCACAACATCACCTTGTTGCTGCGCGGCGACGGCCGGTCGGCACAGCAACTCATCGTCGGCATCGAATCGACGATCGCGGGTGCGGCGGTGCTCTCGTCGACCATCGCCGTCGTCGACGACGAGCCGCGTCGCGAACCGGCGACGACCACCGGCCGCTGGATCGAACCGGGCGGGCTGTGGGCGCTGGGCGGCGGGACCGTCGGCGAGGGGATCGGCGCGCAGGCGACGGCGTCGGCACTGGCCCGCACCCCCTTCGACCTCACCCGCGAGGCACCCGTCCGCGCACGTGTCTTCGGGAGCGACGACGGCCCCGTCGAGGTGGTGCTGAGCTTCCACCACCTCGCCGTCGACGACACCTCGTGGCCGTTGCTGCTCGGTTCGATGCTTCGCGGGGGGCTGGATGCGGATTCTCGGCTTGCGAGGTCTCGATACGTCGACTCGGCTAGCGCCTCGCCGACACTCGACCACCGTCCGACCCGCTCGACCGACGCGGAGCCAGTCGACTACCGTCTGACCCGCTCGACCGACGCCGAGCCAGTCGACCGGCTCCCGCTGGCCGTCGAGCATGCCCGGGAGACGTGGGCGGCACCCGGAATTCGGTTCCCCCTCTCCGACGAGCTCCCGTCGACGACCCCGGAGCAGAGCTGGCTCGTGCCCCTCGACGAGGCCCCCGGCCAGCAGCTCCGTCGCGACCTCGACCCCGGCGACCTCGCCGCGTTCGCCGCCTACGCCCCGACGATCGGCGGCACCGCCAACGCCGCGCTCATCGCGCTGACCGCACTCACGGTCTCCGCGCTCACCGGCGCCTACGACCACGTGCTCCTCGTCCCCGCCGACAACAGGCGGCCCGAGCAGGCCCCGGACCTGGTCGGCTACTGCGGAAACATCATCCCGATCCGATTCACCTTCGACCCGGACGGGACCGTCGACGACGCGATGCGCGCGGGTCTCGCGTCGATCTACGCGGCGATGACCTACGCCGACGTGGACTTCGGCTCGGTGCTGACGGCGTTGCGGCGCAGCGGCGGCCGGTTCCCGGTGGTCGAGATCATGGGGTCGGTCCGTAACGCGCCGATGCGCGGGATCCCGGTTCCCGACGGCGTGACCGTCGACTACCGGTCGGTCTCCTGCGGCATCGCGCCCTACCCGATGACCCTCGCCATCGAGCTTGCCGACGACGGATCAGCCCATCTCGAGGTCGATTGCCAACTGGGTACGGGCGAGGTGATCGCCGAGCGCGCCGTCGCCGCGGTCACCGACCTCCTGCACCAGATTCCCCCCGCAGCGCATGAGCCGTTGGCCGCGCTGCTCGCCAATGCCGGTATCGCCCCGGCATCCCCCCAACAGTGA